In a genomic window of Phaeodactylum tricornutum CCAP 1055/1 chromosome 6, whole genome shotgun sequence:
- the AP4mu gene encoding predicted protein (Medium chain (mu subunit) of AP4 complex, ortholog of T. pseudonana TPS_165232), translating into MISNFFVLSPRGDTILAKQYRVDNLKQSAHERSHVEALFRKIKFWDDFATSEAEEAQAEKARQDNGKMGDAPPVFLMPDGLTYFHVKRNGLIFGASTARNVSPNTVVELLSTIARIFKDYCGLLSEEALRKNFILCYELLDEMIDFGYPQVTRTENLKSFVYNEPIVVDHVANTGTMINPKTASANAVHKPVISSVHENGRKSGLNNNQKNEIFVDILERLNVLFSNNGYVLNSTIDGCIQMKSYLAGNPELRVALNEDLSIGKDSRYNGVAVDDMNFNDCVNLSEFDSSRTISFIPPDGEFIVLNYRITGEFNTPFRIFPSIEETEPNKIEIVVLIRAEMPNNHFGANVSVEIPVPHCTTSASCSLVSAPGTGHAHAELVATEGKIVWTMKKFPGGGEQTMRAKVSLSKPCTTAIRREIGPINMCFEIPMYNVSNLQVRYLRVAENMVGYTPYRWVRYVTQSSSYVCRV; encoded by the exons ATGATAAGCAATTTTTTCGTCTTGTCACCGCGGGGCGACACGATTCTCGCCAAACAGTATCGGGTCGACAACCTCAAACAGAGCGCACACGAACGATCGCACGTGGAAGCACTCTTTCGAAAAATCAAATTCTGGGACGACTTCGCGACGAGcgaagccgaagaagcgCAAGCGGAGAAAGCTCGGCAGGATAACGGCAA AATGGGCGACGCCCCGCCGGTATTTCTCATGCCCGATGGATTGACATACTTTCACGTCAAGCGTAATGGTCTGATCTTTGGAGCGTCGACCGCGAGGAACGTTAGTCCAAATACGGTAGTCGAG TTACTATCAACGATTGCTCGAATATTCAAGGACTACTGTGGACTCTTGTCGGAAGAAGCCTTGCGCAAGAATTTTATTTTATGCTACGAGCTCCTCGACGAAATGATTGACTTTGGCTACCCCCAGGTCACGCGGACGGAAAATCTCAAAAGTTTTGTTTATAACGAACCCATTGTGGTGGACCACGTCGCGAACACGGGCACCATGATCAACCCCAAGACAGCTTCCGCCAATGCCGTACACAAACCCGTTATTTCGTCGGTCCACGAAAACGGACGCAAGTCGGGcctcaacaacaaccaaaagAACGAAATCTTTGTCGATATTCTCGAGCGTCTTAATGTACTCTTCTCCAACAACGGCTACGTGCTCAACAGCACAATCGACGGCTGCATTCAGATGAAATCGTATCTGGCAGGGAATCCAGAACTACGGGTTGCGCTGAACGAAGACTTGTCCATTGGAAAAGATTCCCGGTACAATGGTGTTGCGGTTGACGACATGAATTTCAACGACTGTGTTAATCTTTCCGAGTTTGATTCCTCGCGAACAATATCATTCATCCCGCCCGATGGCGAATTTATCGTGCTCAATTACCGCATTACCGGAGAATTCAATACTCCATTTCGTATTTTTCCGTCGATTGAAGAAACCGAACCCAACAAAATTGAGATTGTTGTTCTCATTCGCGCCGAAATGCCGAACAATCATTTTGGAGCAAACGTGTCGGTCGAAATTCCCGTCCCCCACTGTACTACGTCCGCCTCATGTAGTCTTGTTTCGGCACCGGGCACCGGACATGCGCACGCCGAGCTAGTGGCCACTGAAGGCAAGATTGTGTGGACCATGAAGAAGTTTCCTGGCGGCGGAGAACAAACGATGCGGGCCAAAGTGTCGCTCAGCAAGCCCTGTACCACGGCGATCCGGAGAGAAATCGGACCTATCAATATGTGCTTTGAGATTCCCATGTACAACGTTTCTAATTTGCAAGTGCGCTATTTGCGAGTAGCAGAAAACATGGTCGGCTACACACCGTACCGTTGGGTTCGCTACGTAACGCAGTCCAGTTCCTACGTTTGCCGAGTGTAA
- a CDS encoding predicted protein, whose protein sequence is MAEDGARHEAMVEFLGTFTTLSSAPPETLTDLSDGVALFEALSEIAPDYFDPTTIARQLGDNWALKSSNLRKFLRNLEHYYHEGLGKDADFTLVNVSSIAKQSDVKSIDVLVELVMAAAVTCEEKGTYVARMMQMNANLAMKDILETSLARVSDFDAQDSDMDENELVFDGQEDADGMDERADDTNLFGANHLQQSEALDDARREISTLKSQAAMMAEDNEKSQGKLRALVEDLQDRLVSRQDQLIQVEEELQKATSDLEQTMSELGAMASVKTQLEDDLDVANAKAAQLYKAEATLMAYKKKMESVGAMNQQMTDLEDQAASYLRQIVDLENEVKKSASLEKTVTDLREEIARMEKKHTQVESRSTSSASEIAALKSRVEAAESARKLFEEELVDLRAQQEHALNSSVEAINLNESSAQAPNSSSAEHREKLTRLEIENETLQRKVQALEAAAAASIEIAEEAAKTSQRVSEVQKTPTTETMSAADIGKIRDLEDSLAKAMAKLELKEQENNKISSDKDKLEAYTKRTLAKFQDKYLVALQECKTKLKEKQDKIEILEQRSNSERTAQKREERLLSSTIFELGLAIMQNRLKER, encoded by the exons ATGGCGGAGGATGGTGCGCGGCACGAAGCTATGGTGGAATTCCTGGGGACCTTCACGACTCTTTCCTCGGCGCCTCCCGAAACCCTCACAGATTTGAGTGACGGTGTGGCTCTCTTTGAAGCCCTTTCGGAAAT TGCTCCCGACTATTTTGATCCAACGACGATTGCTCGGCAGCTCGGTGACAACTGGGCTCTTAAATCGAGTAACCTCCGCAAATTCCTGCGCAATCTGGAACATTACTATCACGAAGGTCTCGGCAAAGATGCCGATTTCACGCTAGTGAACGTGTCGTCGATTGCCAAACAGAGTGACGTGAAATCGATCGACGTGCTGGTGGAACTCgtcatggcggcggccgtTACCTGCGAAGAGAAAGGCACCTACGTGGCGCGGATGATGCAAATGAACGCAAATCTGGCCATGAAGGATATTCTCGAAACGTCATTGGCGCGGGTTTCGGACTTTGATGCGCAAGACTCGGACATGGACGAGAATGAACTCGTTTTTGATGGTCAAGAAGATGCCGACGGGATGGACGAGCGCGCGGACGATACCAACCTGTTCGGAGCGAATCACTTGCAACAGTCCGAGGCGCTGGACGACGCACGGCGAGAGATTTCGACACTCAAGTCGCAAGCAGCCATGATGGCAGAAGACAATGAAAAATCGCAAGGGAAACTACGAGCATTGGTGGAAGACTTGCAGGATCGACTCGTTTCACGTCAAGATCAACTCATTCAGGTCGAAGAAGAATTACAAAAGGCAACTTCGGACTTGGAACAAACAATGTCGGAGCTAGGAGCAATGGCGAGTGTTAAAACACAACTAGAGGATGATTTGGACGTGGCGAATGCCAAGGCAGCACAGCTGTACAAAGCGGAAGCTACGCTGATGGCGTATAAGAAGAAGATGGAATCAGTCGGTGCGATGAATCAGCAAATGACAGACTTAGAGGATCAAGCAGCCAGCTATTTGCGTCAAATCGTCGACTTAGAAAACGAAGTTAAAAAGTCGGCATCGCTGGAAAAAACTGTCACTGACTTGAGAGAGGAGATTGCGCGCATGGAGAAGAAGCACACTCAGGTCGAGTCGCGTTCCACCTCGTCGGCGTCCGAAATTGCTGCCTTGAAATCGAGAGTAGAAGCAGCAGAATCCGCGAGGAAATTGttcgaagaagaattggTCGATCTGCGGGCGCAGCAAGAGCATGCACTCAATTCTTCTGTAGAAGCGATCAATCTGAATGAGTCGAGCGCTCAGGCGCCTAATAGTTCATCCGCTGAACACCGGGAGAAGCTCACACGGCTTGAAATCGAGAACGAAACACTGCAGAGGAAAGTACAGGCCTTGGaggcggcagcagcagcgtcTATCGAGATTGCGGAAGAAGCGGCCAAGACTTCTCAGCGCGTCTCTGAAGTTCAGAAGACACCAACGACCGAGACTATGTCAGCAGCGGACATTGGCAAAATCAGAGACTTAGAGGATTCGCTTGCCAAAGCGATGGCAAAGCTCGAGTTGAAAGAGCAAGAGAACAACAAGATCAGCAGTGACAAGGACAAACTGGAAGCTTATACGAAGCGAACCTTGGCAAAATTCCAGGACAAGTATCTGGTGGCCCTGCAGGAATGCAAGACCAAACtcaaagaaaagcaagatAAGATTGAGATTCTTGAACAACGAAGCAATTCTGAGCGGACTGCCCAGAAGCGGGAAGAGCGACTTCTTTCTTCGACCATATTCGAACTAGGTTTGGCCATTATGCAAAATCGCCTGAAGGAAAGGTAG
- a CDS encoding predicted protein, with product LTHMSPYGFANFGVAFGLGLSVVGAAWGIWLTGSSLVGAAVKAPRIRSKNLISVIFCEATAIYGVIMAIILTNKIKEPEDNGLYLDSNWDYPGFYYAGYGMFSAGLSVGLTNVASGVSVGIAGSSCAIADAQDASLFVKILIVEIFASALGIFGIIVGIIQSNACTFPVAALQ from the exons TTGACCCATATGTCGCCGTACGGTTTTGCGAATTTTGGCGTGGCGTTCGGTTTGGGTCTTTCCGTTGTCGGTGCCGCCTGGGGCATCTGGTTGACCGGATCTTCTTTGGTGGGTGCAGCCGTCAAGGCTCCCCGGATTCGATCCAAAAACTTGATTAG TGTAATTTTTTGTGAAGCCACCGCCATTTACGGTGTCATTATGGCTATCATCTTGACTAACAAAATTAAGGAGCCTGAGGATAATGGCTTGTACCTCGACAGCAATTGGGATTATCCTGGTTTTTACTACGCAGGCTACGGCATGTTTTCCGCCGGGCTTTCCGTGGGTCTGACAAATGTTGCGTCCGGTGTATCGGTTGGCATAGCTGGGTCCAGTTGTGCAATTGCCGACGCCCAGGACGCCTCGCTCTTTGTCAAAATTTTAATTGTGGAGATTTTCGCCTCGGCCCTTGGAATCTTTGGTATCATTGTGGGCATCATCCAATCAAACGCTTGTACCTTCCCTGTTGCGGCTTTGCAGTAA
- a CDS encoding predicted protein has protein sequence MLAQRSSSALALSASRQAARRNLSSQPKMHKVKDHWQNLKSKRPIDQDDLHLWLGFASASETIDTTLDRAKLRSKRQEPLLKQHDIWRRARIRRDVLNMDSAGLPVDEVEDAEIGTSNSMKETGSQKRASKRKPTNDSNQNDPSLTSSASEKRARKSTELFIPANPHDTDRSARIVDGRGQTLQSIPLCKGGGGGKNTTKAAISLTNKEEDDDLPERGTMPDTGQLRKWTKAYICCFNMEKVTIKHALEIAGDKFGVDLSSKKSELKDLLTEEM, from the exons ATGTTGGCGCAGCGTTCTTCCTCTGCGTTGGCGTTGTCGGCCTCTCGACAAGCTGCGCGACGCAACCTCTCTTCTCAGCCAAAGATGCACAAGGTGAAGGATCACTGGCAGAACTTGAAAAGCAAGCGTCCGATCGACCAAGATGATCTACAC CTCTGGTTGGGTTTTGCCTCCGCATCCGAAACGATTGACACAACCTTGGATAGAGCGAAGTTGCGTAGCAAGCGGCAAGAGCCCTTACTGAAGCAGCACGACATCTGGAGACGAGCAAGAATCAGACGAGACGTTTTGAATATGGATTCCGCAGGGCTACCCGTCGATGAGGTCGAAGACGCGGAGATCGGCACATCCAATTCCATGAAAGAAACAGGCTCGCAAAAAAGAGCAAGCAAGCGCAAACCAACCAATGATTCGAACCAAAATGATCCATCTCTCACCTCTTCTGCCAGCGAAAAAAGAGCACGAAAATCTACTGAGCTATTCATCCCCGCGAACCCGCATGATACAGACCGATCCGCACGCATCGTAGATGGCCGTGGCCAGACACTACAGTCAATACCT CTATGCAAAGGTGGAGGTGGCGGCAAAAATACTACGAAAGCGGCCATATCTTTAACCAATAAagaggaggacgacgatcTACCGGAACGAGGTACGATGCCAGATACTGGTCAGCTACGCAAGTGGACCAAAGCCTACATTTGCTGCTTTAATATGGAGAAGGTTACCATAAAACACGCTTTGGAAATTGCCGGCGACAAGTTTGGTGTTGACCTGTCCtccaaaaagagcgagctcaAGGATTTACTCACGGAAGAAATGTAA
- a CDS encoding predicted protein: MWTSEGQPLAVVSKSPSSKRAIPNNVKLVVLPGFGNNSNDYFLPEAPQGSLVRSLQNRGWRDDQIRVLPMERLDWLQVFVNGLFDLRFWTSNMAATCPSFRWYLKCVAGEIAEICEESSDTKVVLVCHSAGGWLARAALGYFSQAQADEQDVPRIELERVLGMVTLGAPHIPPPPEVMDMTRGALRITNEDFPGAYHIDDGLFYITVVGNAIAGIKDQRRSPFERTTPTGLAFNSYEAVCGAGTSMGDGLIPRMSAHLDDAIQINLDGVFHSINAPDKWYGSDSLLDRWHDTMLEQIYSSRNMSVRTPNRDFGNVVSR; encoded by the exons ATGTGGACTAGCGAGGGCCAGCCCCTTGCCGTGGTAAG CAAATCTCCTTCATCGAAGCGAGCAATTCCCAACAACGTTAAATTGGTGGTGCTTCCCGGATTTGGCAATAATTCGAACGACTACTTTTTGCCCGAAGCTCCCCAGGGATCTTTGGTTCGGTCTTTGCAAAACCGTGGCTGGCGAGATGATCAGATTCGCGTTTTGCCGATGGAACGTTTGGACTGGCTACAGGTTTTCGTGAATGGTCTCTTTGACCTTCGCTTTTGGACGTCCAATATGGCGGCGACTTGTCCCTCCTTTCGGTGGTATCTTAAGTGCGTGGCTGGCGAAATTGCAGAGATTTGTGAGGAAAGCTCGGACACCAAAGTGGTCCTTGTTTGTCATTCGGCGGGGGGATGGCTGGCCCGAGCGGCGCTGGGATACTTTAGTCAGGCGCAAGCTGATGAGCAAGACGTTCCGCGCATTGAGTTGGAACGTGTGCTGGGTATGGTCACACTCGGAGCTCCGCATATTCCACCGCCTCCTGAAGTGATGGATATGACACGTGGTGCACTGCGTATTACCAACGAAGATTTTCCCGGGGCATACCATATTGACGATGGTCTCTTCTATATTACGGTTGTTGGCAACGCCATTGCAGGCATCAAAGATCAGCGGAGATCCCCGTTCGAACGCACTACACCAACTGGATTGGCTTTTAACTCGTATGAGGCCGTCTGCGGTGCCGGTACAAGTATGGGCGACGGCCTTATCCCTCGAATGTCAGCACATTTGGATGATGCTATTCAAATCAATTTGGATGGAGTTTTCCATTCGATTAACGCACCG GATAAATGGTACGGGTCGGATAGTCTACTTGATAGATGGCATGACACAATGCTGGAACAAATATATTCGAGCCGGAATATGAGTGTGAGGACGCCAAATCGTGATTTTGGCAACGTTGTGTCAAGATAG
- a CDS encoding predicted protein, producing MPKQSRGFWTCTLCGLTFDRFQDAEYHEIEECSQRPPPPRYPPPGAMPPYETDPRTDSMPSASHYHSQMDYGPRKSRRVSLLGPQERANLSELDAVALQQVELFEAGDMYAADSSGNRTSPGQIGVRCLHCLNGPAADSFMFPADLVLVGDLVRGLVRNHVCRCDLAPGDLKGFLKRTVEREPPHERDRNRKILTDFCARRCHQFGILNRFPGNTGIHFREAEGSQQYPQMGGSERYANETGPSYGISYPMHPNQMSSNRNRSPILIEGQPPSMSPHHASPPTHESPMPMPRNSRPSPYSGRNPEGFGPSGFRPNYDVPANFPFAEEPNGEWVCKYCSHIPPEYRDPHYRWAANKGPPPGTLIDHHFSLCRAYQQSLHPIPSYGYGSKPEFPSPYPGSSPPPAVFDTTQRRSSINSYQHSASASMGGFQQFDPRDTTVEAHPGPGPVQASSMLQTELDHHEASRRTQAADYLARKDKSIYSPDGDPLPENKRLVLDEDKLLLTTYFFYLMKQLRLVRFSEADRKTRGGKRENIQVGYGGLQCVHCVEMPNSRKFFWSNVDRLANSFAEIPGHILKCRQCPQPVKDALNDLKALHASEMTQLPRGSQKVFFRRMWRRLHEQDDRNEVREATPSTPPSHAEANKPRADEETLSLEKKDSATDGSPAVTVGSGESIFLPERSTDDAAKALAEWTIQAGPPSPSSRVLLAIPEDKEWLSDTDCFIRRQIEVFCATYEDVQIALEDRKYPIQEGQVGIRCIHCAMAKDGANKEAVSYPFSISGIYESVREFQRLHLETCRNLPSGVQKKLSSLKGAASLSSVLRKYYVLAAKALGLKDTEKGVRAGGETVQVGAQAAFVFSESTPKASEDVGKDLDGEMAAQSSPETSRKRILNNEDTDREEPKKAVKLFSSERSS from the coding sequence ATGCCGAAACAGAGTCGAGGCTTTTGGACTTGCACACTCTGTGGTTTGACCTTTGATCGTTTTCAAGACGCCGAATATCACGAAATTGAGGAGTGTTCACAAAgaccgccgccgcctcgCTATCCTCCTCCTGGCGCCATGCCTCCATACGAGACAGACCCACGAACTGATAGCATGCCATCGGCATCGCATTACCATAGCCAAATGGATTATGGGCCGAGAAAATCAAGAAGGGTTAGTTTATTAGGACCTCAGGAGCGGGCGAATTTGTCCGAGTTGGACGCCGTGGCCTTACAGCAGGTCGAACTTTTCGAAGCCGGTGACATGTATGCTGCAGATTCGTCGGGGAATCGAACGTCGCCGGGACAAATAGGGGTACGCTGTCTTCATTGCTTGAATGGGCCAGCCGCTGACAGTTTTATGTTTCCGGCGGATTTGGTGCTTGTGGGAGATTTAGTACGAGGACTTGTCCGGAATCATGTCTGTCGATGTGATCTTGCACCGGGAGACCTCAAAGGGTTTTTGAAGCGAACTGTAGAGCGGGAGCCTCCACACGAGAGGGACAGGAACCGAAAGATTCTAACAGACTTTTGCGCAAGAAGGTGTCACCAGTTTGGTATCCTGAATAGGTTTCCTGGTAATACCGGTATTCATTTCCGAGAAGCTGAAGGTTCTCAGCAATATCCTCAGATGGGAGGATCTGAACGATATGCGAACGAAACAGGGCCATCCTATGGTATCTCTTATCCAATGCACCCTAACCAAATGAGCAGTAATAGGAATCGAAGTCCAATACTGATAGAAGGCCAACCACCCTCGATGTCTCCACATCATGCGTCGCCTCCTACTCATGAATCTCCGATGCCAATGCCCCGCAATTCGCGTCCTAGCCCTTACTCTGGTCGAAATCCTGAAGGCTTCGGACCTTCGGGGTTTCGCCCGAATTACGATGTGCCGGCTAACTTTCCATTTGCAGAAGAACCTAATGGGGAATGGGTGTGTAAATATTGTAGTCACATTCCGCCAGAATATCGAGATCCCCACTACCGATGGGCCGCCAACAAGGGTCCACCTCCAGGGACATTGATTGATCACCATTTTAGTCTATGTCGAGCCTATCAACAGAGTCTCCATCCTATTCCATCATATGGTTACGGATCAAAGCCTGAGTTTCCTTCGCCCTACCCAGGGTCATCTCCGCCTCCAGCTGTATTTGACACCACCCAAAGGCGCTCTTCGATAAATTCATATCAGCACTCGGCGTCAGCTTCTATGGGAGGCTTTCAACAATTTGATCCCCGGGATACCACCGTTGAAGCTCATCCAGGCCCCGGCCCTGTTCAAGCTTCGTCGATGTTACAGACGGAATTGGATCATCACGAGGCATCTCGTCGAACACAGGCTGCTGATTATCTCGCTAGGAAGGACAAAAGTATTTATTCACCAGACGGCGATCCACTTCCAGAGAACAAAAGGCTTGTTCTCGACGAGGACAAGTTGCTGCTTACCACCTACTTCTTCTATCTAATGAAGCAACTTCGACTGGTAAGGTTTTCCGAAGCTGATCGAAAGACGCGAGGAGGGAAACGTGAAAACATTCAAGTGGGGTACGGGGGTTTACAATGCGTTCATTGTGTCGAAATGCCGAATTCGCGTAAATTCTTTTGGAGCAACGTCGACAGACTCGCAAATAGCTTCGCTGAGATTCCTGGTCATATTTTGAAATGCCGCCAGTGCCCACAGCCAGTCAAAGATGCTTTGAATGATTTGAAAGCGCTTCATGCTTCTGAAATGACACAGCTTCCACGCGGTTCTCAAAAAGTTTTCTTCAGACGGATGTGGAGACGGCTCCACGAACAGGATGATAGGAACGAAGTAAGAGAAGCCACTCCTTCTACACCCCCTTCGCATGCCGAAGCAAATAAACCGAGGGCTGACGAGGAGACATTGTCCCTAGAAAAGAAAGACTCAGCCACCGATGGCTCTCCCGCTGTTACGGTTGGGAGTGGCGAATCTATCTTTTTGCCGGAACGGTCTACAGACGACGCTGCGAAAGCACTTGCCGAGTGGACCATTCAAGCGGGCCCGCCATCACCTTCGTCGCGAGTTTTATTAGCGATACCGGAGGATAAGGAATGGTTGTCTGATACAGATTGCTTCATTCGCAGGCAAATTGAAGTTTTTTGCGCAACATATGAAGACGTCCAAATCGCCCTCGAAGATCGGAAGTATCCCATTCAAGAAGGCCAAGTGGGCATTCGCTGTATCCATTGTGCTATGGCCAAGGACGGTGCAAACAAGGAAGCCGTTTCATACCCATTTTCGATTAGCGGAATATATGAATCTGTGAGAGAATTTCAGCGTTTGCATCTCGAGACTTGCCGAAACTTGCCTTCCGGGGTACAAAAGAAATTGTCTAGTTTGAAGGGCGCAGCTTCACTGAGCTCCGTGCTTCGAAAGTATTACGTTCTGGCTGCAAAAGCCCTTGGCCTCAAGGACACGGAGAAAGGAGTCCGCGCGGGTGGCGAAACCGTCCAGGTTGGCGCCCAGGCTGCCTTTGTTTTCTCTGAATCTACTCCAAAAGCATCTGAAGATGTTGGAAAAGATTTGGATGGTGAAATGGCTGCGCAATCGTCTCCGGAAACTTCCCGTAAGAGAATTCTCAACAATGAGGATACAGATAGAGAAGAGCCGAAGAAGGCTGTGAAGCTattttcttccgaaagatCTTCTTGA